ACCTTAGTCTTACGGTGGATGGGATTCTCACCCATCTTTCGCTACTCATACCGGCATTCTCACTTCTATGCGTTCCAGCGCTCCTCACGGTACACCTTCTCCACACATAGAACGCTCTCCTACCATACCTATATTTAGGTATCCACAGCTTCGGTAAATTGTTTTAGCCCCGGTACATTTTCGGCGCAGGGTCACTCGACTAGTGAGCTATTACGCACTCTTTGAATGAATAGCTGCTTCTAAGCTAACATCCTAGTTGTCTGTGCAACCCCACATCCTTTTCCACTTAACAATTATTTTGGGACCTTAGCTGGTGGTCTGGGCTGTTTCCCTTTCGACTACGGATCTTAGCACTCGCAGTCTGACTGCCGATTATATCTCGTTGGCATTCGGAGTTTATCTGAGATTGGTAATCCGGGATGGACCCCTCACCCAAACAGTGCTCTACCTCCAAGAGACTTAACATCGACGCTAGCCCTAAAGCTATTTCGGAGAGAACCAGCTATCTCCAAGTTCGTTTGGAATTTCTCCGCTACCCACAAGTCATCCAAGCACTTTTCAACGTGCCCTGGTTCGGTCCTCCAGTGCGTTTTACCGCACCTTCAACCTGCTCATGGGTAGGTCACATGGTTTCGGGTCTATAACATGATACTAATTCGCCCTATTCAGACTCGGTTTCCCTACGGCTCCGTCTCTTCAACTTAACCTCGCATCATATCATAACTCGCCGGTTCATTCTACAAAAGGCACGCTCTCACCCATTAACGGGCTCGAACTTGTTGTAGGCACACGGTTTCAGGTTCTATTTCACTCCCCTCCCGGGGTGCTTTTCACCTTTCCCTCACGGTACTGGTTCACTATCGGTCACTAGGGAGTATTTAGGGTTGGGAGATGGTCCTCCCAGATTCCGACGGGATTTCGCGTGTCCCGCCGTACTCAGGATTCTGCTAGGTACAGACTCTGTTTCGAATACGAGGCTCTTACTCTCTTTGGCTCTACTTCCCAGTAGATTCTTCTACAAAATCTGAGTCCACATTGCAGTCCTACAACCCCGAAGAGTAAACTCTTCGGTTTGCCCTCCTGCCGTTTCGCTCGCCGCTACTCAGGCAATCGCTTTTGCTTTCTCTTCCTGCAGCTACTTAGATGTTTCAGTTCACTGCGTCTTCCTTCGCATGACCTTAACAGTCATGGATAACATGCATTACATGTTGGGTTCCCCCATTCGGACACCCCTGGATCTTCGCTTACTTACAGCTCCCCAAGGAATTTCGTCGTTAGTCACGTCCTTCTTCGGCTCCTAGTGCCAAGGCATCCACCGTGCGCCCTTATTAACTTAACCTTATTTCTTAACCTAATTCTTTCAAATTAGAAAACTCATTAATTCACAGCGTTTTCGGTTTATTTTCTTGTTACTATTTGATATAGATATTCAATTTTCAATGTGCAAATCTCTACAACTGTCTCCAGTTGTATGGAGCCTAGCGGGATCGAACCGCTGACCTCCTGCGTGCAAAGCAGGCGCTCTCCCAGCTGAGCTAAGGCCCCACAAGACCTCTCAAAACTAAACATGACGACCAATATGCAGTTCCTTTTCCTTAGAAAGGAGGTGATCCAGCCGCACCTTCCGATACGGCTACCTTGTTACGACTTCACCCCAATCATCTATCCCACCTTAGGCGGCTGGCTCCTTACGGTTACCTCACCGACTTCGGGTGTTACAAACTCTCGTGGTGTGACGGGCGGTGTGTACAAGGCCCGGGAACGTATTCACCGCGGCGTGCTGATCCGCGATTACTAGCGATTCCGACTTCATGTAGGCGAGTTGCAGCCTACAATCCGAACTGAGACTGGCTTTAAGAGATTAGCTTGCCGTCACCGACTTGCGACTCGTTGTACCAGCCATTGTAGCACGTGTGTAGCCCAGGTCATAAGGGGCATGATGATTTGACGTCATCCCCACCTTCCTCCGGTTTATTACCGGCAGTCTCGCTAGAGTGCCCAACTAAATGATGGCAACTAACAATAAGGGTTGCGCTCGTTGCGGGACTTAACCCAACATCTCACGACACGAGCTGACGACAACCATGCACCACCTGTCACCTCTGTCCCGAAGGAAAACTCTATCTCTAGAGCGGTCAGAGGGATGTCAAGACCTGGTAAGGTTCTTCGCGTTGCTTCGAATTAAACCACATGCTCCACCGCTTGTGCGGGCCCCCGTCAATTCCTTTGAGTTTCAACCTTGCGGTCGTACTCCCCAGGCGGAGTGCTTAATGCGTTAGCTGCGGCACTGAGTCCCGGAAAGGACCCAACACCTAGCACTCATCGTTTACGGCGTGGACTACCAGGGTATCTAATCCTGTTCGCTCCCCACGCTTTCGAGCCTCAGCGTCAGTTACAGACCAGAGAGCCGCTTTCGCCACCGGTGTTCCTCCATATATCTACGCATTTCACCGCTACACATGGAATTCCACTCTCCCCTTCTGCACTCAAGTTAAACAGTTTCCAAAGCGTACTATGGTTAAGCCACAGCCTTTAACTTCAGACTTATCTAACCGCCTGCGCTCGCTTTACGCCCAATAAATCCGGACAACGCTCGGGACCTACGTATTACCGCGGCTGCTGGCACGTAGTTAGCCGTCCCTTTCTGGTAAGATACCGTCATACAATGGATTTTCCACTCCCATCGCTGTTCTTCTCTTACAACAGAGCTTTACGATCCGAAAACCTTCTTCACTCACGCGGCGTTGCTCGGTCAGGGTTGCCCCCATTGCCGAAGATTCCCTACTGCTGCCTCCCGTAGGAGTCTGGGCCGTGTCTCAGTCCCAGTGTGGCCGATCACCCTCTCAGGTCGGCTATGTATCGTCGCCTTGGTGAGCCTTTACCTCACCAACTAGCTAATACAACGCAGGTCCATCTGGTAGTGATGCAATTGCATCTTTCAAATGCTTACCATGCAGTAAGCACTATTATGCGGTATTAGCTATCGTTTCCAATAGTTATCCCCCGCTACCAGGCAGGTTACCTACGCGTTACTCACCCGTTCGCAACTCCTCCGCTCGGTGCAAGCACCAAGCTTCAGCGTTCTACTTGCATGTATTAGGCACGCCGCCAGCGTTCGTCCTGAGCCAGGATCAAACTCTCATTTAAAAGTTTGAGCTCTTCACTCATTCTGTCCACCGACAGATTTATTGTTTCTTGTGTTTGACTGACTAAGCTTTCGCTCAGTCGCCCTGCACATTGGTTCGTCTTGTTCAGTTTTCAAAGGTCTTTGTCGCTCTCTCGCGACAACTATCTTAGTATATCACCTATCCATTCCTTTGTCAACACTTTTTTTCTTTTTTTTTGTTTTTTTTTGAACTTTTTTCATTCTTTTCTTCCATTAATTCTAATTCCCCCTCTAAAACAACTTCCCTATCACCCCCTTACCTTTCTTCTTCTTGGAGACTGATTTCAATAATCTTTTCAATATAGGATCGATAACTTCTATAATCCATCCGTAAATGTAAGCCGCTTTTGTAATAATAGCCTAAATAGCTCCCTGCGTGTTTGTCGTATCTTTTCATTTCTTCTCCTTTCATCTCTACTACCTACTCCCAATCCGATAGGTACTCCCGTAACTCTCGTAGGAGTTCCCGGCGCCCCTTGAAGCGTTCATCGGCTATGAGGCGATCGTATCTTTCTTGAGAGGCTTGACTGAGGCTGGAGCGATACCGAGTCAACTCTGCCTGTAATAGATACTGATCATCTGGTAGTAATCCTCCTTGGGTTAACTTATGTCCTATCTCGCTTACTTCTTCATAGGCCATTCTGTTTAATTTTCGTTTTTGGCTTTCTTGTTTGCGGATAACATCTAGCACATGGTTGCGAAACTTTGTTTTATAGTAAACATACAATTTCTCTTCCCCTAACTCAGGGTATTGCTTGAGTAATTGATACAACACGAGCATCCCTTCTTGTTCCCAATCTTCTTGTTCCCACAACTGGACATAGTAGTCTTTTCGGCATCGTAGGACTATTCCTCTGACTTTGGCATACATAGCTTCAAACTGTTCCATCATTTTCTGTCTCACTTTCTTATTCTGTGAAATCAGTATAGCATCCTATGGAGCGCTTTAGGGGGTTTGCCCTCTTCTGTTTCTTAAACTCCCCCTAATGACAAGCACGTAGACAAAGTTAGACACTTCAGGCACAGTTTGGAGCAGTTCAGAGAAATGGTCTAATACTCATGTAAGTTCAAAAATAGCCACCACCTTATATAAAAATTTATTTTTTACTATGAAATGGGCTAAGTCAATCAAATAGGATGCTTGTTCAGTAAATGAAAAGGACAATGATAAAAAGAAGTAGGAAACATCTAAGAAAGTCGCAAAATCGCTAATTTTGATTTTCATTGGGGATAAGGTCTGAAGGGGGAGTGTTGTCGAAGTCATAATATAATTAGAATTTTTATTTAAAAAACGCATAAAATCGGAGTTGTCAGAAATTCCGATTTTATGCGTTCTATTATGGCTCTATAATATCTGTAGTGGGTAAATCCACTGTAGAGATTATGGAGCCTTTTTCAGTGTAGAAAAAAAGTCCCATATGACCTATAATGAAAAGCGATAAAACCATCATTTAGAAAGACTCATATGGAACAACTAAATCTTATCACAAATTTTCTCAAAATGAAAGACAAAAATATCACGATCACTAATGAATGCGACATGAGAACACACTTAGAACTCCACGGTCACTTGGATTACACAGCCCCTAAATGGCCCTTCCTGCAAAGGACAAATGGCTAAGTACGACTTCCAGAAAGCCTCTAAAATCCCCTACTTAGAAACTGCTGGCTACCCGCTACTTATCCGCCTTCGAAAGCGTCGTTTCAAGTGCAAGGAATGTGGGAAAATAGCGGTCGCTGAAACTCCTATTGTTAAGAAGAACCATCAAATCTCTGTCGCTGTCAACCAGAAAATCGCACAATTACTCATCGAAAAGCAAGCAATGACACATATCGCACACAGACTTTCCATTTCAACATCTACAGTTATTCGAAAACTCAATGAGTTTAAGTTTGAAACGGATTGGGCTAAGCTTCCAGAAGTCATGTCCTGGGATGAGTATGCCTTCAAGAAAGGGAAAATGAGCTTTATCGCTCAAGATTTTGACACAAATAACATCATCGCTATCCTTGATGGAAGAACGCAGGCGGTCATCCGAAATCACTTCCTACGATACCCTAGACAGGTCAGAAACCGCGTTAAAATCATCACTATGGACATGTTTAGCCCCTATTATGCCCTCGCTAAGAAGCTTTTTCCTTACGCTAAAATTGTTCTTGATCGCTTCCACATTGTGCAACATCTCAGCCGTGCTATGAACCGTGTCCGCATACAAATCATGAATCAATTCGATAGAAAATCTCTTGAGTATCGAGCCTTGAAACGCTACTGGAAATTGATACAACAGGACAGTCGAAAACTCAGTGACAAGCGGTTTTACCGCCCTACATTTCGCATGCATTTGACCAATAAGGAAATCTTAGACAAGCTCCTATCCTACTCAGATGAGTTACGACAACATTATGAACTCTATCAACTTCTTTTATTCCATTTCCAAGAGAGGAACTCAGAGCATTTCTTTGACCTAATTGAGCAAGAAAGAGCCACTGTTAACCCTATTTTCCAGACGGTATTTAAGACCTTTCTAAAGGATAAGGACAAGGTTTTAAACGCTTTGGAATTGCCTTATTCCAACGCTAAATTGGAAGCTACCAATAATCTTATCAAAGTCATTAAACGAAATGCCTTTGGTTTCAGGAACTTTGAAAACTTCAAAAAGCGGATTTTGATTGCCTTAAACATCAAAAAAGAGAAGACCAAGTTGGTCCTCTCTAGGTGTTAGCTGACATCTACCCACTACAGTTGACAAAGAGCCCTAATTTGAAGAAATTGCCTCCAATTTCTTTTGTTATTTCGTCTCCATTTGTGTTTTGATTTCATCGTAAGATAGAGCTGAAGGGATATCTGATTCATCATTTGAATCAGGCATTTCACCTCGCTCATATAAAGATTTGATTTGGTGGCTATCCAATGTCTCATATTTGAGGAGAGCCTCTGCAATCAATTTATGGGTTTCACGATTTGATTGAATAATTTCCGCAGCTTTATTGCGAGCTTCATTCAATAGGTTTCGAACTTCTTCATCAATTTCATAAGCCGTTCGTTCTGAAATGGTTTTTTGCGGGCTAGCTGCACCAAACATGGCATGATTTCCTTCGTACTGAACTGGACCAAGTTTTTCGCTCATGCCATATTCTGTAATCATGGCACGCGCCATTTGGGTAGCTTGTTCAAAGTCATTCGAAGCTCCAGTGGTCTGAACATTGAAGATGATTTCTTCAGCAACACGTCCACCCATCAATCCTGCCAATTGCTCTTTCATATCTTCCTTTGAAAGGAGCATTTGATCTTCTTTTGGAAGAGCAATCATATACCCGCCTGCACGGCCACGAGGAACAATGGTTACTTTATGGACAACACGTGCATTTGACAAGACAAGTCCTACAATTGTATGTCCAGCTTCGTGATAAGCTACAATTTGACGCTCTCTCTCTGAAACAGTTTTATCTTTCTTAGATGGACCAGCAATGACACGATCTTCTGCTTCATCAATATCATCAGCATCAATGACTTTTTTATTTCGACGAGCAGCTACAAGAGCAGCTTCGTTCAAGACATTTTCCAAATCAGCTCCCACAAATCCTGGAGTTTGTTGAGCTACCAATTTCAAATCAACATCGTCCGCCAATGGTTTATTTTTCGCATGAACACGAAGAATTGCTTCACGCCCTTTGACATCCGGGCGACCAACTAAAACTTTGCGGTCAAAACGACCTGGACGAAGAAGAGCAGGATCAAGTACATCACTACGGTTAGTCGCCGCAACAACGATAATGCCTTCATTTCCTTCAAACCCATCCATTTCAATCAATAATTGATTGAGGGTTTGCTCACGCTCATCATTTCCACCACCGAGTCCAACTCCACGTTGACGTCCTACGGCATCAATTTCATCAATAAAGATGATTGCTGGAGCAGCTTTTTTGGCATCTTCAAAGAGCGAACGGACACGGCTAGCACCAACTCCGACGAACATCTCTACAAAATCAGAACCTGAAATGCTAAAGAATGGAACACCGGCCTCACCAGCCACTGCTTTTGCAAGAAGGGTTTTACCTGTTCCCGGAGGGCCCTCAAGTAGAACACCAGCTGGGATACGTGCACCTAGCTTGGTAAAGCGTTTCGGATCTTTTAAAAATTCAACTACTTCAACCAGTTCTTGTTTTTCTTCTTCTGCACCAGCAACATCTGAAAATCGAACTTTGATGTCTTCTTTATTGGTTGCACGTGCCTTATTGCGTCCAAAATTCATGGCACCACGTGCACCACCGCCGCCTTGATTCATCATTGAAAACAAGAAGAAAGTGAAAATGGCAAATGGAACAAGGGTCGTTAAGATTTGAATCCACAAACCGCTAGAACTTTCACGTTTCGTACTCACTGCCGTCCCTTTTTCGGAAGCTAATTTTTGTA
The window above is part of the Streptococcus himalayensis genome. Proteins encoded here:
- a CDS encoding sigma-70 RNA polymerase sigma factor region 4 domain-containing protein: MMEQFEAMYAKVRGIVLRCRKDYYVQLWEQEDWEQEGMLVLYQLLKQYPELGEEKLYVYYKTKFRNHVLDVIRKQESQKRKLNRMAYEEVSEIGHKLTQGGLLPDDQYLLQAELTRYRSSLSQASQERYDRLIADERFKGRRELLRELREYLSDWE
- a CDS encoding ISL3 family transposase (programmed frameshift); amino-acid sequence: MEQLNLITNFLKMKDKNITITNECDMRTHLELHGHLDYTAPKWPSCKGQMAKYDFQKASKIPYLETAGYPLLIRLRKRRFKCKECGKIAVAETPIVKKNHQISVAVNQKIAQLLIEKQAMTHIAHRLSISTSTVIRKLNEFKFETDWAKLPEVMSWDEYAFKKGKMSFIAQDFDTNNIIAILDGRTQAVIRNHFLRYPRQVRNRVKIITMDMFSPYYALAKKLFPYAKIVLDRFHIVQHLSRAMNRVRIQIMNQFDRKSLEYRALKRYWKLIQQDSRKLSDKRFYRPTFRMHLTNKEILDKLLSYSDELRQHYELYQLLLFHFQERNSEHFFDLIEQERATVNPIFQTVFKTFLKDKDKVLNALELPYSNAKLEATNNLIKVIKRNAFGFRNFENFKKRILIALNIKKEKTKLVLSRC
- the ftsH gene encoding ATP-dependent zinc metalloprotease FtsH is translated as MNKNKPSGFVKNPFLYILIVVILVTGFQYLTAGSSAGRSQQINYTELVKEIQNGNVKELTYQPNGSVIEISGTYNKEKKVEDTTGIQFFTPAATTVNRFTSIILPSDLTVAELQKLASEKGTAVSTKRESSSGLWIQILTTLVPFAIFTFFLFSMMNQGGGGARGAMNFGRNKARATNKEDIKVRFSDVAGAEEEKQELVEVVEFLKDPKRFTKLGARIPAGVLLEGPPGTGKTLLAKAVAGEAGVPFFSISGSDFVEMFVGVGASRVRSLFEDAKKAAPAIIFIDEIDAVGRQRGVGLGGGNDEREQTLNQLLIEMDGFEGNEGIIVVAATNRSDVLDPALLRPGRFDRKVLVGRPDVKGREAILRVHAKNKPLADDVDLKLVAQQTPGFVGADLENVLNEAALVAARRNKKVIDADDIDEAEDRVIAGPSKKDKTVSERERQIVAYHEAGHTIVGLVLSNARVVHKVTIVPRGRAGGYMIALPKEDQMLLSKEDMKEQLAGLMGGRVAEEIIFNVQTTGASNDFEQATQMARAMITEYGMSEKLGPVQYEGNHAMFGAASPQKTISERTAYEIDEEVRNLLNEARNKAAEIIQSNRETHKLIAEALLKYETLDSHQIKSLYERGEMPDSNDESDIPSALSYDEIKTQMETK